One stretch of Rosistilla oblonga DNA includes these proteins:
- a CDS encoding sensor domain-containing diguanylate cyclase, whose protein sequence is MKRFGTTTRIAFAMAMWTATVLLTLRMTGLLDDGASQQIQSRTRLCEVIAVNCSQFASRDDQAAIEVALRALTARNDDVLSAACRKADGSLAFASQGHQANWSPRDGEASSSTCIQVPVMQGDRVWGQVEVCFQSPAATGLLGFLALPSVKLTVLTTLGCLVGFQLLLRRCFNQLDPNQAVPERVRSALDTMAEGVVVLDEKYRINLANQQFADMIGCTVDQCQGKNIDWFPWDTQDERPLSELLSELNGEDPKIFENIKLRKSETCRRTLKPNASRILNKQGECKGMLLSLDDVSVLEEQNEQLRFLATRDPMTSCLNRRSFFEYLEEAWILAERHKHPISCLMVDVDHFKGINDSFGHAVGDEVLKGVSAALLATARESDYVCRYGGEEFCVLLQHCDIDGAACAGERYRAAIESLQFPQLSVTASLGCSSADLGAESAEQMLEQADQSLYAAKRSGRNQVARFDRMESTIQEIEAAAEQDNSTAEESLLDSVKDLISDARDAGATSVSVDRLNVAIKESSQRPSS, encoded by the coding sequence ATGAAACGATTTGGCACAACAACCCGGATTGCATTTGCAATGGCGATGTGGACCGCAACGGTCCTATTGACCTTGCGTATGACGGGGCTGCTGGACGACGGCGCTTCACAACAGATCCAATCACGTACACGTTTGTGTGAAGTGATCGCCGTCAATTGTTCGCAATTTGCGTCGCGCGACGATCAAGCGGCGATCGAAGTCGCCTTGCGCGCACTCACCGCCCGAAATGACGACGTCCTCTCCGCCGCCTGCCGAAAGGCCGATGGATCGCTGGCGTTTGCATCGCAGGGGCATCAAGCAAATTGGAGCCCGCGCGATGGCGAGGCTTCGTCGAGCACCTGCATCCAGGTTCCTGTAATGCAAGGCGACCGGGTGTGGGGGCAGGTCGAAGTCTGCTTTCAGTCGCCAGCCGCAACCGGTTTGCTGGGCTTCCTCGCCCTGCCATCGGTCAAGCTGACGGTCCTGACCACGCTTGGCTGCCTGGTCGGTTTCCAGCTGCTGCTGCGCCGCTGCTTCAACCAACTCGATCCCAACCAAGCGGTTCCCGAACGCGTTCGATCGGCTCTCGATACCATGGCCGAAGGCGTTGTGGTGCTCGATGAAAAGTATCGCATCAACCTCGCCAACCAGCAATTTGCCGACATGATCGGTTGCACCGTCGACCAGTGCCAAGGCAAAAACATCGATTGGTTCCCCTGGGATACGCAGGACGAGCGTCCGTTGAGCGAGTTGTTGAGTGAGCTGAACGGAGAGGATCCGAAGATCTTTGAGAACATCAAATTGCGAAAATCGGAGACGTGCCGGCGGACGCTGAAGCCCAATGCCAGCCGGATCCTGAACAAGCAGGGCGAATGCAAAGGGATGCTGTTGAGCCTGGATGATGTCTCGGTGCTGGAAGAGCAGAACGAGCAACTGCGTTTTCTGGCGACCCGCGATCCGATGACGTCCTGCCTGAATCGCCGCTCCTTTTTCGAGTACTTGGAAGAGGCGTGGATTTTGGCGGAGCGACACAAGCATCCGATTAGTTGCCTGATGGTCGACGTCGATCACTTCAAAGGGATCAACGATTCGTTTGGGCACGCCGTTGGCGACGAAGTGCTGAAAGGCGTTTCAGCCGCCTTGCTGGCGACCGCCCGCGAATCCGATTACGTCTGCCGCTATGGTGGCGAAGAGTTTTGTGTCCTACTGCAACACTGTGATATCGATGGTGCCGCGTGTGCGGGCGAACGCTATCGGGCGGCGATCGAATCGCTGCAGTTTCCGCAATTGAGCGTCACCGCCAGCCTCGGTTGTTCCAGTGCCGACCTGGGAGCGGAGTCCGCCGAACAGATGCTCGAACAAGCTGACCAGTCGCTTTACGCTGCGAAGCGAAGCGGACGCAACCAGGTCGCGCGATTTGATCGCATGGAATCGACCATCCAGGAAATCGAAGCGGCCGCCGAACAAGACAACTCCACCGCCGAGGAATCGCTGCTCGATTCGGTCAAAGACCTGATCAGCGATGCACGCGATGCGGGAGCGACAAGCGTCAGCGTCGATCGATTAAACGTTGCGATCAAAGAGAGTTCTCAGCGGCCAAGCAGCTGA